In Mus pahari chromosome 16, PAHARI_EIJ_v1.1, whole genome shotgun sequence, the DNA window ggtgtCCAGTGGAGTGAGTCGGCATCTTCTTTTTACTGAGGGTATCTATAAGAGCTCGTACATGCATGTCACAACAGGAATAGAACATCTTATGTAAAATTTCATCATCATCAAAGCAAAGTAGTTGTTACAGTGTAATGTTTTGATCCAGTATGAATTTCAAATATGTACATCGTAACAGCCATGTGAAagcaatgaattaaaatattcgGCTTTTCTAAAATAAGGAATATATGGAGGAATGATTTCTGTCCAAGTATCCAACAAATCAAAAACAGATGGAATAATGGCAAGCAGTCATTGCTTAAATGCATAATGGTTTAGAGAAATTGTGGATAGTTCTTGACATTTAAACTGATTTActtccaaagaagctaaacatgaGGTCAGTGGTTTCTTCATTGTAGTGGTTTCTCCTTGCCTGTGTAGCTTCCTATGTCTACTTGACTTCCTATTCACTATTAGTGCAAAGAAGCATTTGTAGTGGATATTTTTGTTCTATTACATTGGTGATTTTTATTAAACCAAGAGCTATCACAATCTTAGGACTTCATGTTTTGGATGAGAAACCACAAATgagtgtttctttatttttgtaactTCTTGTTCATCGATGTAATCTCTGTGGTCACAACACTTCCTGATCCCACTGTCCAGTATATCATGAGCAGGAGAAGTATATTCAATCCGATATTTATTACTACATGGGAGCCTTTTTCCTCATACAAATATCAGCATCCTTTGTCCAGAGGCTAGGGTGCCATCAGTAAAGGGTTGTGTGTGCAGTAGTCAGTTACCCTATAGGAAGGTggagttttcttctttgcttggGCAGCCTCTCTCAGAGTGTGGTGTCAGTAGAGTCTGTGGTTGGATTAGCAATGAGGGGAGGATTATCCACTTGTGAAAGATGTCGTTCCATGACCTGGGTTCCTCCAGACAGGAACAGAGTGTTCCAGAAAAGCTCAGTGTGATCTCCATATTAGTGTTTCTATGGACTTGATTGCGAATCTTCTTAAAATGTCCACGGTGTCAGAAAACAGCTTTGTTAAAGGAGGCTTCTCACCCTTTTgatatttgatgtttttaaacaATCATAACACATGTACAATTTTAccaactgattttcttttttgtcttaacAGAAGTCTTAGAGGCTGGCATTAAAGGAACTTCAGAGTCTCTTAAAGGTGTGAAACGAAAAAAGATTGTTGctgagaatcacctgaaaaaaataccaaaatccCCCCTGAGGAACCCTCTTCagacaaaacacaagcaaaatacAGAAGAGTCACCATTCCGTGTCCTCCCGAGTGCATCAGAGTCTCATAAGAAACACAACTGTGTCCCTGCTAAACAGGGGAGGCAATTTACCAAGCAAAATGGAGAAACGCCAGGGATGACTGCTGAATCCTCAGAATCTGGAGACTCGGTCTCCCCAAAGAAAGCCTCAACTCCTCACCACCGGTCAGAACTGCggagatggaggtcagagggatcAGACCCAGCCAGGCTCAGTGGCCTTGATGGGCAGCGGGACTCTAGCTCCTCATCTAGTAAAACCAGGACTGACAATAGTGAATGTAGCTCTCCTTGCTGTAGCACCACGCCCCCCTCCTATACAAGTACCGCGTTCGATGTCTTACTGAAAGCAATGGAGCCAGAATTGAGCACCTTGTCACAAAAGGGCTCATCTTGTGCAATTAAGACAGAAAAACTGAGACCAAATAAAACTGTAAGATCCCCTTCTAAATTAAAGAATAGCTCCCTGGATGCCCCAAATGCTACGTCCCCAGAACTGGTTGCCGAGTCGCCGTGTCCTCCATGTACCTCGTACCCAGTACATGTGGCCACCACTCAGAAAAGTGAACAAGTGGCAGCTCAGTGTGTTTCTCACCTGTACAGCTCACATGATCACCTTGTTCCCAAACTTAGCCAACAGAATCAGCAGCTTCCGGGGCATCTGGGCTTAACAGGATCACTGACAAACCTGCACACCCTTGAGAGCACTAAACTTGAGCCGATCTATAATACAGCAATGACATCCACTGTAGGTCTCACTTCTCCCTCCACTAGAACTCAGGTCACTCCTCCACACCAGCAAATGGATTCTGTGTCACCTTTGTCAGTAAGCCCTGCCAGTTCCACACAGTCGCCCCCAGGGCCAATTTACAGCTCAACCCATGTTGCTTCTGTTGTCAGTCAAAGTGTAGAACAAATGTGCAGTCTCCTTCTGCGAGATCAGAAGCCCAAAAAACAAGGCAAATATATCTGTGAGTATTGCAATAGAGCATGTGCAAAACCCAGCGTGCTTTTAAAGCATATCCGCTCCCACACGGGAGAGCGGCCCTACCCCTGTGTGACTTGTGGGTTTTCATTTAAGACTAAAAGTAATCTGTATAAGCACAAGAAATCGCACGCGCACACCATCAAACTGGGTCTTGTCTTACAACCAGAGGCTGGTGGTTTGTTCTTGTCCCAAGAGTGCCCCAAAGCACTTAGTGTCCATTCCGACATTGAAGACAGTGGGGAGAGCGATGAAGAGGGGCCTTCAGATGGAAGACAGAACGACCCAAGTGTCAGGGACCTGCAACCTGTGCGAACAATGAAGACTGTATCAAATCCCGAAGCTTTACCCAAATCAATACCAAGCAATTCCGATCATGTGGTCAGTGGCTTCTCTTCACAGGACAGACCTTCAGAGTCACAAACCCTGACAGAGTTACCGAAGGTTGTGGTCCACCCAGTAAGCATGCCCCCCTTGAAAACTGACAGTCTTCGGGTGGCCAATCCCAAGCCTGAACTTCCTAGTACACAGAACCAGAGGGACCTTCATGTTGCAAGCATACTGTCACATTCAGCCGGTGGGTCAGCCCTAGAGACGGATGAGACGTGCCATCAGAAAGGGGATGTGATTCAGTCAGAAGGGAAGCCAGATTCTCACAGTGGAACAGCACATGCGCAGCTCCAGAGACAGCAGGCCACAGAGGACCCCCAGGAGCAGCAGGGCAAGCTGCTGCTGAGTCCCCGGAGCTTAGGAAGCACAGACTCTGGCTACTTTTCACGGTCCGAGAGTGCCGATCAAGCCGTGAGTCCTCCAACTCCGTTTGCCAGAACTTTTCCCACCATGGACCCAGACCCAGCTAAGAACAGTGGACCCCCAGGGACTCGAATCAGTGCTCCAGCACCTTCTGCTTTGGCCACCGGAGAGAAGTCATCGGTTGTCGCAGGCCAGATGCGCCCACCCTTGGCAACCAAAACTCTGGAGGAAAGGATTTCCAAGCTGATCTCAGACAATGAAGCCTTGGTCGACGATAAGCAACTGGATAGCGTGAAGCCCCGGAGAACCTCACTTTCTAGGCGGGGAAGCATTGACTCCCCCAAATCATACATATTCAAAGATTCCTTCCAGTTTGACCTAAAACCGATGGGACGGAGAACAAGCTCCAGCTCTGATATACCAAAGTCCCCATTCACCCCGACCGAGAAGTCAAAGCAGGTGTTCCTCCTGTCTGTTCCTTCCCTGGACTGCCTGCCTATCACGAGAAGTAACTCCATGCCAACCACGGGCTATTCAGCAATCCCTGCAAATAtaattcctccccctccccctcttagAGGAAGCCAGTCATTTGACGATAAAATTGGCACTTTGTATGATGATGTCTTTGTGTCAGGACCCAACCCATCCATGCCCTCAAGTGGCCATCACCGTCCCTTGGTCAGACAGGCTGCAGTGGAAGACTCCACAGCCAGTGAGAGTCACGTTCCGGGCTCTGGGCAGTCTGTGGATGAGAGCTGTCAAGGTTGCCCTGCCTCCAGTGAGCCTGGACCAGTACAGAGCAAAGCAGTGCAGACCCCTCACCTAGAGAAGAAGAAGTCACATCAAGGACGAGGGACCATGTTTGAGTGTGAAACCTGTCGAAACAGGTATCGGAAACTGGAGAATTTTGAGAATCATAAGAAATTTTACTGTTCAGAGTTACATGGGCCCAAAACAAAGGCAGCTGTGAGAGAGGCGGAGCACAGCCCGGCACCTGGTGGGGCACAACCCCAGGTTCTCCACTACCGAGTTGCTGCTCCCACAGCTGTGTGGGAGCAGACTCCCCAgataaggaaaaggagaaagatgaaaagcGTAGGCGACGATGAGGACCTGCAGCCACGGGAGAGTGGGCAGTCTCCAGAAAGTGCTGACCCTCTTCAGCTGCAGCCAGTCCCAGGGGCTGCTCCCAGTCCATCCAAACATGCCCCTGCCACAGCAGCTGACCAGGCACACAGAGGAGTCCAGCTCCAGAGCTCTCCTGTCCAGCTTGTGGCCCGGGTCCCTGAACGGGCCTTGCCCCTGAAGCAATGCCCCGTGGTTGAACAGCAGCTGAATTCTGCAGCTCAGGACAAGATGGAGGTGAAGAGACAAGGGGGTGGCATCTCTGTCATCCAGCACACCAACTCCCTGAGTAGGCCCAGTTCATTTGACAAGCCGGAGCCCTTGGAAGGGGGCATCACCTTTTCTTTACAGGAGTTAGGCAGAGCTGGGATGCCTGGGGCCCTGAAAGTGATAGGGATGGCCCCAGAGGAAGGCCACCCACCTCAGGATGCCACACATCAGACAGCACTGTCACATGCCCTCAGAGGAGAGCCACGGGAAAGTGCTAGAAAGATTCCAAGTGAGCGGTATGTGTTAGGGCAGCCCTTGAGACTTGTCCGGCAGCACAACATCCAGGTCCCAGAAATTCTGGTCACCGAAGAGCCAGACCGGGATCTGGAAGCCCAGAGTCATGACGAAGAGAAGTCAGAGACGTTCACTTGGCCTCAGCGTAGTGAGACCTTATCAAAGCTGCCGACAGAAAAGCTGCCACCCAAAAAGAAAAGGCTTCGGCTGGCTGAGATAGAGCACTCCTCAACCGAGTCAAGCTTCGAGTCCACTCTGTCCCGGAGTCTCAGCCGAGAAAGCAGCTTGTCCCATGCATCTAGCTTTTCTGCCTCCCTAGACCTAGAAGACATTTCTAAAGTAGAGCTGGCCCCCAAAGTTGACTTTCCAAGCAAAGCAGAGTTTCTTTTGATTCCACTGGGTTCAAACACACTGAGTGTCCCCGGAAGTCACAGGGAAATGAGGCGGGCGGCATCAGAGCAGATCAGTTGCGTGCCCACACTGATGGAGGTCTCTGATTTCAGAAGTAAGTCGTTCGACTGTGG includes these proteins:
- the Hivep1 gene encoding zinc finger protein 40, translating into MPRTKQIHPRNLRDKIEEAQKELNGAEVSKKEVLEAGIKGTSESLKGVKRKKIVAENHLKKIPKSPLRNPLQTKHKQNTEESPFRVLPSASESHKKHNCVPAKQGRQFTKQNGETPGMTAESSESGDSVSPKKASTPHHRSELRRWRSEGSDPARLSGLDGQRDSSSSSSKTRTDNSECSSPCCSTTPPSYTSTAFDVLLKAMEPELSTLSQKGSSCAIKTEKLRPNKTVRSPSKLKNSSLDAPNATSPELVAESPCPPCTSYPVHVATTQKSEQVAAQCVSHLYSSHDHLVPKLSQQNQQLPGHLGLTGSLTNLHTLESTKLEPIYNTAMTSTVGLTSPSTRTQVTPPHQQMDSVSPLSVSPASSTQSPPGPIYSSTHVASVVSQSVEQMCSLLLRDQKPKKQGKYICEYCNRACAKPSVLLKHIRSHTGERPYPCVTCGFSFKTKSNLYKHKKSHAHTIKLGLVLQPEAGGLFLSQECPKALSVHSDIEDSGESDEEGPSDGRQNDPSVRDLQPVRTMKTVSNPEALPKSIPSNSDHVVSGFSSQDRPSESQTLTELPKVVVHPVSMPPLKTDSLRVANPKPELPSTQNQRDLHVASILSHSAGGSALETDETCHQKGDVIQSEGKPDSHSGTAHAQLQRQQATEDPQEQQGKLLLSPRSLGSTDSGYFSRSESADQAVSPPTPFARTFPTMDPDPAKNSGPPGTRISAPAPSALATGEKSSVVAGQMRPPLATKTLEERISKLISDNEALVDDKQLDSVKPRRTSLSRRGSIDSPKSYIFKDSFQFDLKPMGRRTSSSSDIPKSPFTPTEKSKQVFLLSVPSLDCLPITRSNSMPTTGYSAIPANIIPPPPPLRGSQSFDDKIGTLYDDVFVSGPNPSMPSSGHHRPLVRQAAVEDSTASESHVPGSGQSVDESCQGCPASSEPGPVQSKAVQTPHLEKKKSHQGRGTMFECETCRNRYRKLENFENHKKFYCSELHGPKTKAAVREAEHSPAPGGAQPQVLHYRVAAPTAVWEQTPQIRKRRKMKSVGDDEDLQPRESGQSPESADPLQLQPVPGAAPSPSKHAPATAADQAHRGVQLQSSPVQLVARVPERALPLKQCPVVEQQLNSAAQDKMEVKRQGGGISVIQHTNSLSRPSSFDKPEPLEGGITFSLQELGRAGMPGALKVIGMAPEEGHPPQDATHQTALSHALRGEPRESARKIPSERYVLGQPLRLVRQHNIQVPEILVTEEPDRDLEAQSHDEEKSETFTWPQRSETLSKLPTEKLPPKKKRLRLAEIEHSSTESSFESTLSRSLSRESSLSHASSFSASLDLEDISKVELAPKVDFPSKAEFLLIPLGSNTLSVPGSHREMRRAASEQISCVPTLMEVSDFRSKSFDCGSIVPSNVAPALVVSQPSYSPSAVGGTGHVPLLERRRGPLIRQISLNIASDSHLSPGNAAPLQTIVLPSVNTVPFQAPRLPDMASADCPAHTVHPQTLAKDLQAEMSSSSSTDTFPPQQLFGAHLLNKTNTPLSHQNIPLPMPVSAQGGKSDSAPTACVSSTGEGSFAPKYQLQCQAFTSGQGCSASPLCSSPNQVLPDQAGADPCPASEALSAKAVDPVSKPCPLLPLELGLPSEEVLQKQLPSFVLPVPQKRNVPVDCFAPVTSLPQILVTQDLSNMPICQTNPSLVPVSEEQNSMPKSQNYLQNALPTPEKDLACKTVLPEMGQNAPVSDSSPMVQKVSVGRLSPQQESSASSKRMLSPANSLDIAMEKHQKRAKDDNGAVCSTNVRPLELPSSRANESHKQKKPVLVRQLCTTEPLEGAALEQDACSASGRSSKNANLTQVLPTDSLSSRPSTFAVTDHVSELQEFKNTKLSTSLTPTVGSFPTPSESACVLPLKSIDNNQEKGSPGVRNEENKVIHGQRQHPVPGLSLVSSSDTQQSSFPSLKTATSFTWCYLLRQKALPLTQNDQKTSAYTGWTVSSSNPNPLGLPTKVALSLLNSKQKTGKSLYCQAITTHSKSDLVVYSSKWKSSVSKRALGNQKATVVEFSNKDDSEINSEQDKENSLIKSEPRRIKIFDGGYKSNEDYVYVRGRGRGKYICEECGIRCKKPSMLKKHIRTHTDVRPYHCTYCNFSFKTKGNLTKHMKSKAHSKKCVDLGVSVGLIDEQDTEESDEKLRLGCERSGYDLEESDGPDEDDNDNEEDDDDSQAESGLSAAPSVTASPQHLPSRSGLQDPGSVEEDLRVSSCFSGVHTDPMDILPRALLTKMTVLSTVQIDPNRTDLPAKARQSTGKDEHELAPPIDTPRSPEVTPRSPGHQMSVHYSESDVLRSPAAGNPATAVQDSSSVVLPPAVAQLNPQPAARISSSVSPHPDSQDPKQQITLQPPPGLPSPQTHLFSHLPLHSQQQSRTPYNMVPVGGIHVVPAGLTYSTFVPIQAGPMQLTIPAVNVIHRTVGTSGDTITEVSGAPNRPTGVAELSSVVPCIPIGQIHVPGLQNLSPPALQSLTSLGMETVNLVGLANATVGPQGHPPGLALNAVGLQVLANAPTQSSPAPPAHIPGLQILNIALPALIPSVGPVAVGTAGTPETAAPNSKAVELQTPAGQGHSSQPPPGSPEGPQETPQTVPGPSADHARPEGATKTDMKKGPSAGHVLPGRSPAQAQPAPTPTPEALQKVATSAPPSLPTDRASPRPPVAHRQPIVHFSDVSSDDDDEDRLVIAT